The Hymenobacter sp. GOD-10R genome includes a window with the following:
- a CDS encoding PBSX family phage terminase large subunit, with translation MFKTGDLFEPNLHSTAEVVVNQGGTWSGKTYTILQALFAKLADDKRAVATVCGQDIPNLKAGAIRDANEIYHNSPELQRLIKSYNKSDHTFTFHNGCVMEFKSYDSPQDAKSGKRKYLFVNEANGIPYGVFEELYMRSEQSFIDYNPNAEFWVHEQLLGKPNVEQLISYHIHNPFVRPQQREKIEALKQKDEELWKVYARGLTGKIEGLVLRDWHLATTGIPAGAKYLGTGLDFGFTNDPTTAVDLYLGAGELWADEVLYETGLTNTDIAERLRRVTARPAGTRWDIIADSAEPKSITDLQRLRLSVEPAQKGPDSVRAGLDLLHRYRLNVTVGSVNLRKELSNYKWKVDRLSGKATNEPVDAFNHCIDALRYVALNRLPKATDRRKSAPASLIN, from the coding sequence ATGTTTAAGACCGGCGACCTGTTTGAGCCCAACCTGCACAGCACGGCCGAAGTGGTAGTGAATCAAGGCGGCACGTGGTCGGGCAAGACCTACACCATCCTGCAAGCCCTGTTTGCTAAGCTCGCCGATGATAAGCGGGCTGTGGCCACGGTATGCGGGCAAGATATCCCCAACCTCAAGGCGGGTGCTATTCGGGATGCCAACGAGATTTACCACAACAGCCCCGAGCTGCAACGCCTGATTAAGAGCTACAACAAGAGCGACCACACCTTCACCTTTCACAATGGGTGCGTGATGGAGTTCAAGAGCTACGACAGCCCCCAGGATGCCAAGAGCGGCAAGCGCAAGTACCTCTTTGTGAATGAGGCCAACGGCATCCCCTACGGCGTGTTCGAAGAGCTGTACATGCGTAGTGAGCAAAGCTTTATCGACTACAACCCCAACGCTGAGTTCTGGGTGCATGAGCAGCTTCTGGGCAAGCCCAATGTCGAGCAGCTGATATCCTATCACATTCACAACCCGTTCGTGCGGCCCCAGCAGCGCGAGAAGATCGAAGCCCTCAAGCAAAAGGACGAAGAGCTCTGGAAGGTGTACGCGCGGGGCCTGACTGGCAAGATTGAAGGCTTGGTACTGCGTGACTGGCACCTAGCTACCACCGGCATACCCGCCGGCGCCAAGTACCTCGGCACGGGGCTCGACTTCGGTTTCACCAACGACCCTACAACGGCCGTCGACTTGTACCTAGGTGCTGGCGAGCTGTGGGCAGACGAGGTGCTGTATGAGACTGGCCTCACCAACACCGATATCGCCGAGCGCCTGCGCCGGGTTACGGCCCGCCCCGCTGGCACGCGCTGGGATATCATTGCCGACTCAGCGGAGCCCAAGAGCATCACCGACTTGCAGCGCCTGCGCCTCTCCGTAGAGCCCGCCCAGAAAGGCCCCGACTCGGTACGCGCAGGCCTAGACTTGTTGCACCGCTACCGGCTGAATGTGACCGTGGGCAGCGTGAACCTGCGCAAGGAGCTCAGCAACTACAAATGGAAGGTTGACCGCCTCAGTGGCAAGGCGACCAATGAGCCGGTGGATGCTTTCAACCACTGCATTGATGCGCTGCGCTATGTAGCGCTAAACCGCTTGCCAAAGGCGACCGACCGCCGCAAATCCGCCCCCGCCTCGCTTATCAACTAG
- a CDS encoding terminase small subunit, whose amino-acid sequence MSADAPNTPKLTDKQQRFVEEYCVDWNGTQAAIRAGYSDSAAAEIAYENLRKPHIRAAIDERLTTLSLSAGETTKLISEIAQTSVNDFVVVKKVEHTPKIAQPLAEAIALLEKEIAFDEEYAARSVDILGFIGEQRVAYLSDKQYDINKKRLQVLRWQMQLDRDPDATTVVNGKPELVDRAELDLVKLAQAKERNRIKSWQPSEFGIKVEMYDALGALRDMGRVHGIFEKDNTQAAATAVINAKVEVISSGVPIARSEKEAADNV is encoded by the coding sequence ATGTCCGCCGATGCCCCCAATACCCCCAAGCTAACTGACAAGCAACAGCGCTTTGTCGAAGAGTATTGCGTGGACTGGAATGGTACTCAAGCGGCAATACGGGCTGGCTATAGCGACAGCGCAGCGGCTGAAATAGCTTATGAGAACCTCAGAAAACCTCATATTCGGGCGGCTATTGATGAGCGCCTAACGACGCTTAGCCTGAGTGCAGGTGAGACCACCAAGCTCATATCAGAGATAGCCCAAACCTCAGTAAATGACTTCGTTGTCGTTAAAAAGGTTGAGCACACGCCCAAGATTGCCCAGCCACTGGCGGAGGCAATTGCGCTGCTTGAGAAAGAAATTGCATTTGACGAAGAATACGCCGCTCGGTCTGTCGATATCCTTGGCTTTATCGGTGAACAGAGAGTAGCCTACCTAAGCGACAAGCAGTACGACATCAACAAGAAGCGCTTACAGGTGCTACGCTGGCAGATGCAACTCGACCGTGACCCCGATGCCACCACGGTAGTCAATGGCAAACCCGAGCTGGTCGACCGTGCTGAGCTCGACCTCGTGAAGCTAGCCCAGGCCAAAGAACGCAACCGCATCAAGTCGTGGCAGCCCTCAGAGTTCGGTATCAAAGTCGAGATGTACGACGCCCTTGGCGCCTTGCGTGACATGGGCCGCGTGCATGGCATCTTTGAGAAGGACAATACCCAGGCCGCTGCTACTGCCGTCATCAATGCCAAGGTAGAAGTCATCTCTTCCGGTGTGCCCATTGCCCGTAGCGAGAAGGAGGCCGCCGATAATGTTTAA
- a CDS encoding CXXC-containing zinc-binding protein: protein MKIIQNNTANNRFIYPFRLTCTNCHSILEVEQGDVKHSDGNEFINLSAHFYVQCPACSTHNTVKPQPIRDARSYDVPASNIGSQIAKVESQGQSDC from the coding sequence ATGAAAATCATCCAAAACAACACCGCCAACAACCGATTTATCTACCCGTTTCGCCTTACCTGCACGAATTGTCACTCCATTCTGGAGGTCGAACAAGGCGACGTGAAGCACTCCGATGGCAATGAGTTCATCAACCTGAGTGCGCATTTCTATGTGCAGTGCCCGGCTTGTAGCACGCATAACACGGTGAAGCCGCAGCCTATTCGGGATGCCCGCTCTTATGATGTGCCAGCGAGCAATATTGGCAGTCAGATAGCCAAGGTGGAAAGCCAAGGCCAAAGCGACTGTTAA